One window of Nymphaea colorata isolate Beijing-Zhang1983 chromosome 1, ASM883128v2, whole genome shotgun sequence genomic DNA carries:
- the LOC116246677 gene encoding protein DETOXIFICATION 54 yields the protein MAVQDLPGGPGCGDGGGSTSLLHRLVGIMLLFFSDPDGELLRLVAEEMRELWRMVTPIALLNFAVFARSTISVACLGRLGSLELSGGALSVGFTNITGYSILFGLASGMEPICSQAFGSKNWDLISLSLQRTILILLTAALPISILWLNLGRLLTALGQDSAITAVAATYALCSLPDLLTNSVFQPLRVYLRSQKITTPLMVCSGVAVLLHIPLNLLFLFVFKLGVPGVAAASVLTNFNMAFGLSAYLFFAGGRKVAWTGWSLAAFDVRQWCPLLKLALPSCLGICLEWWWYELITLVAGYLPEPEVAVATTSIVIQTTSLMYTLPMALGACVSTRVGNELGAGRPCRAKMATMVALGCAAAAGVVNLAWTVAVRERWVRFFSDDEAVVALACSVLPLIGACELGNCPQTTGCGVLRGTARPSVGARINLLAFYLLGMPVAVGLAFWCGVGFKGLWCGLLAAQVACVACVLMVVQRTDWTEEAKRARKLTSMEMPCRRGATVAAADDDLDSALDDGGGDDMERQALIIV from the coding sequence ATGGCTGTACAGGACCTGCCCGGTGGGCCAGGGTGCGGAGACGGTGGTGGCAGCACTTCACTTCTTCACCGTCTCGTGGGGATCATGCTGCTTTTCTTCTCCGACCCCGACGGGGAGCTTCTCCGGCTGGTGGCGGAGGAGATGAGGGAGCTGTGGAGGATGGTGACGCCCATAGCTCTGCTTAACTTCGCTGTGTTCGCCCGGTCGACCATATCTGTTGCATGCCTTGGCCGGCTGGGCAGCCTGGAGCTCTCCGGGGGAGCCCTGTCCGTCGGCTTCACCAACATCACCGGCTACTCCATCCTCTTTGGCTTGGCCTCTGGGATGGAGCCCATCTGCAGCCAGGCCTTCGGCTCCAAGAATTGGGATCTAATCTCCCTCTCCCTGCAGCGTACCATCCTCATCCTTCTGACCGCTGCATTGCCCATCAGCATACTCTGGCTGAACCTTGGTCGCCTTCTCACCGCCCTCGGCCAGGACTCCGCCATCACCGCCGTCGCTGCCACCTACGCCCTCTGTTCGCTCCCCGACCTCCTCACCAACTCCGTCTTCCAGCCCCTCCGCGTCTACCTCCGCTCCCAGAAGATTACCACGCCGCTTATGGTCTGCTCCGGCGTTGCTGTCCTTCTTCACATTCCCCTGaacctcctctttctcttcgtcttcAAGCTCGGCGTCCCTGGCGTGGCCGCCGCCTCGGTCCTCACCAACTTCAATATGGCCTTCGGCCTCAGTGCTTACCTCTTCTTCGCTGGCGGCCGAAAGGTGGCCTGGACAGGGTGGTCTCTGGCGGCGTTCGATGTCCGCCAGTGGTGCCCACTTCTCAAGCTGGCGCTGCCGAGCTGCCTGGGTATATGCTTGGAATGGTGGTGGTACGAGCTTATCACGCTGGTTGCCGGTTACCTGCCGGAGCCGGAGGTGGCGGTGGCCACGACGTCCATCGTTATACAGACAACAAGCTTGATGTACACGCTGCCCATGGCGCTGGGTGCCTGTGTGTCAACGCGGGTGGGGAACGAGCTCGGAGCGGGGCGGCCATGCAGGGCGAAGATGGCGACGATGGTGGCGCTCGGCTGTGCTGCGGCCGCCGGGGTGGTGAACTTGGCGTGGACGGTGGCTGTCCGGGAGAGGTGGGTGAGGTTCTTCTCCGACGACGAGGCGGTTGTGGCGCTTGCGTGTTCGGTACTGCCACTGATCGGGGCGTGTGAGCTGGGAAATTGCCCTCAGACAACGGGGTGCGGGGTGCTCAGGGGGACGGCCAGGCCCTCGGTGGGCGCGAGGATCAACCTTCTGGCCTTCTACCTCCTGGGGATGCCGGTGGCGGTGGGGTTGGCCTTCTGGTGCGGCGTCGGTTTCAAGGGGCTGTGGTGCGGGCTTCTCGCGGCCCAGGTGGCGTGCGTGGCGTGCGTGCTCATGGTGGTGCAGAGGACCGACTGGACGGAGGAGGCCAAGAGAGCCAGGAAGCTTACCAGCATGGAGATGCCCTGCCGCCGCGGCGCCACCGTCGCAGCGGCGGACGATGATCTTGATAGTGCTcttgatgatggtggtggtgatgacaTGGAACGGCAGGCTTTAATAATTGTGTAA